A region from the Chthoniobacterales bacterium genome encodes:
- a CDS encoding WYL domain-containing transcriptional regulator produces the protein MVKNNENFSRPPLERMMRLHAALKARHFPNCQKIAAELEVSAKTIQRDIDFMRYRLGLPIEYHPKEFGFFYSEPVTAFPNIEVSEGEITALLVAQKALAQYKGTPFERPLQSAFRKLTDGLKDRLSFSWHDLEEGISFRSAGASAADLELFEAVSRSVLRSVELEFEYRKLNSPGYEQRRVRPYHLGCLENQWYLFAEDLERRQLRTFALPRMRKVSLTNKGFRRPADFSIAQILSGSFGVYSSGKKQRIRIQFDAFAARLVAERKWHESQRVREKADGSIVLELELGGLQEIERWILSWGKHARVLAPAELATRIRDEATAIAKLY, from the coding sequence ATGGTCAAAAATAATGAAAATTTTTCGCGGCCCCCGCTCGAGCGGATGATGCGGCTGCATGCCGCCCTGAAGGCCCGCCACTTTCCCAACTGCCAGAAGATCGCCGCCGAGCTCGAGGTCTCGGCCAAGACGATCCAGCGCGACATCGATTTCATGCGCTACCGGCTCGGGTTGCCGATCGAATATCACCCGAAGGAATTTGGTTTTTTTTATAGCGAGCCGGTCACGGCTTTTCCGAACATCGAGGTGTCGGAAGGCGAAATTACGGCGTTGCTCGTGGCGCAGAAGGCGCTCGCCCAATACAAGGGGACGCCTTTTGAGAGGCCGTTGCAGTCCGCCTTCCGAAAACTGACCGACGGGTTGAAAGACCGGCTCTCGTTTTCCTGGCACGACCTGGAGGAAGGGATCTCGTTCCGGAGCGCCGGCGCCAGCGCGGCGGACCTTGAATTGTTCGAAGCGGTGAGCCGGAGTGTTCTCCGCTCAGTCGAATTGGAGTTCGAATATCGGAAACTGAACAGTCCCGGCTACGAGCAACGGCGAGTCCGCCCCTACCATCTCGGCTGCCTGGAAAATCAGTGGTACCTTTTCGCGGAAGACCTGGAGCGCCGGCAGCTCCGGACGTTCGCGCTTCCGCGCATGCGAAAGGTTTCGCTCACGAACAAAGGGTTTCGCCGGCCGGCGGATTTTTCCATCGCGCAAATCCTGAGCGGAAGTTTCGGCGTCTATTCCTCCGGGAAAAAGCAACGAATCCGGATTCAGTTCGACGCCTTCGCGGCACGCCTGGTAGCGGAACGGAAGTGGCACGAGTCCCAGCGTGTTCGCGAGAAGGCTGATGGCTCAATTGTCCTCGAGCTGGAATTGGGCGGCCTGCAGGAAATCGAGCGCTGGATCCTCAGCTGGGGCAAGCACGCGCGGGTCCTCGCCCCGG
- a CDS encoding CBS domain-containing protein, giving the protein MDVTGTIEAILAQKGAETFTISPDATVYDAIALMAEKNIGALLVTENDRPVGMISERDYTRKVMLRGKRSRESFVREIMSSELTVVSPREPVENCLRMMTDKHIRHLPVLEGDQIRGVISIGDLVKWVIATQSAAIQHLEMYISGGYTG; this is encoded by the coding sequence ATGGACGTAACCGGAACTATCGAAGCGATCCTCGCCCAAAAAGGGGCCGAGACTTTTACGATCTCGCCCGACGCAACGGTTTACGACGCCATCGCACTGATGGCCGAGAAAAACATCGGGGCACTCCTGGTCACCGAGAACGACCGGCCGGTCGGGATGATCTCGGAGCGCGATTACACCCGGAAGGTGATGCTGCGGGGGAAGAGGTCCCGGGAATCGTTCGTGCGCGAAATCATGTCGAGCGAACTGACCGTCGTCAGTCCGCGCGAACCGGTCGAGAATTGTCTCCGGATGATGACCGACAAACACATCCGACATTTGCCCGTGCTCGAAGGAGACCAAATTCGCGGAGTGATTTCGATCGGCGACCTGGTGAAATGGGTCATCGCCACCCAATCCGCCGCCATCCAGCATTTGGAGATGTATATTTCCGGCGGCTACACCGGGTAG
- a CDS encoding dihydroorotase — MSTVILRNGRIIDPANHRDEVADLFIVDGKITDGSQLSTLNSQPDEIDASNLVVAPGLIDLHVHLREPGFGWKETIESGARAAAAGGFTTIVCMPNTWPVADSPATITWIRRAAERACVNVLPSGAISKGLMGEELAPIGSLKQAGVVAITDDGRCVQNNELMRRAVEYARMVGVPVLDHCQDYNLVGNGVVHEGYWSTLLGLPGWPSIGEEVIVTRNILLANCCDHQVHCQHLSAAGSVRLLREARGRGVKISGEVCPHHIALTDDAIQDFDTNCKMNPPLRAKEDVAALLEGIADGTIEILCSDHAPHAQFEKEVEFDAAPFGIVGLETELGLFLDLLVHKNKTIELPRLIEMYTVNPARLLQIDAGTLSAGQAGDVTLIDPDLEWTVDASKFQSMSRNTPFDGWKLKGRAVRTIVGGKTVWAL; from the coding sequence ATGAGCACGGTGATTCTTCGCAACGGCCGGATCATCGATCCGGCAAACCACCGGGATGAAGTCGCGGATTTGTTTATCGTCGATGGAAAAATCACCGACGGCTCTCAACTCTCAACCCTCAACTCTCAACCCGACGAGATTGACGCAAGCAATCTCGTCGTCGCCCCGGGCCTGATCGACTTGCATGTCCATCTGCGCGAACCCGGCTTCGGTTGGAAGGAAACGATTGAATCCGGGGCGCGGGCGGCGGCAGCGGGAGGATTCACCACGATCGTTTGCATGCCGAACACGTGGCCGGTGGCGGACAGCCCGGCGACGATCACCTGGATTCGGCGCGCGGCGGAACGGGCTTGCGTCAACGTTTTGCCCTCGGGGGCGATCTCAAAAGGCCTAATGGGCGAAGAGCTGGCCCCAATCGGTTCGCTCAAACAAGCGGGCGTTGTCGCCATCACGGACGACGGCCGTTGCGTCCAGAACAACGAGCTCATGCGCCGCGCGGTCGAATACGCGCGGATGGTTGGCGTGCCGGTTCTCGATCATTGCCAGGATTACAACCTGGTCGGCAACGGGGTCGTGCATGAAGGCTACTGGAGCACGCTCCTGGGGTTGCCCGGCTGGCCGAGCATTGGGGAGGAAGTCATCGTGACGCGGAACATTCTTCTCGCGAACTGCTGCGATCACCAGGTCCATTGCCAGCATCTCAGTGCGGCGGGGAGCGTTCGGCTTCTGCGGGAAGCGCGAGGCCGCGGCGTGAAAATCAGCGGGGAAGTCTGTCCGCACCACATCGCGTTGACGGATGACGCGATTCAGGACTTCGACACCAATTGCAAGATGAACCCGCCGCTGCGAGCGAAGGAAGACGTGGCCGCGCTCCTCGAAGGAATCGCCGACGGCACCATTGAAATCCTGTGCAGCGATCACGCGCCGCACGCGCAGTTCGAGAAAGAAGTCGAGTTCGACGCCGCGCCGTTCGGGATCGTCGGCCTAGAAACGGAACTCGGATTATTTCTTGATCTGCTCGTGCACAAAAACAAAACGATCGAGCTGCCCCGATTGATTGAGATGTACACCGTGAATCCAGCGCGATTGCTTCAGATCGACGCCGGTACGTTGTCGGCCGGTCAGGCCGGCGATGTCACGCTGATTGATCCTGATCTGGAGTGGACCGTCGACGCCTCGAAATTTCAATCGATGTCGCGGAATACGCCGTTCGATGGCTGGAAACTGAAAGGCAGAGCGGTGCGGACGATTGTGGGCGGGAAAACGGTTTGGGCGTTGTAG
- a CDS encoding aspartate carbamoyltransferase catalytic subunit, translating to MSNGEKSELRWQRKDLLGIRELSADEITFVLDTADAFKDVGTREIKKVPALRGKTLVNFFVEPSTRTRTSFEIAAIRLSADVINISASSSSLVKGETLKDTTKILEAYHADLIVIRHSSSGAPQFLARRVKSSIINAGDGAHEHPTQALLDLYTIRSRKGGVDGLHVVIIGDILFSRVARSNIFALTKLGARVTLVGPSTLVPPEFERLGVTVTHDLDSVLESADVVNLLRIQHERQRKEYFPGIGEYIRLFGLTKERGKRLKPDCLIMHPGPINRGVEIDSELADGAQSVILEQVSNGIAVRMAVLYLCGGISTP from the coding sequence ATGAGCAACGGCGAGAAATCCGAGCTGCGCTGGCAGCGAAAAGATTTACTCGGGATCCGCGAGCTCTCGGCGGACGAGATCACTTTTGTTCTCGATACGGCGGACGCTTTCAAGGATGTGGGCACCCGCGAGATCAAGAAAGTGCCGGCCTTGCGCGGTAAAACGCTCGTGAACTTCTTCGTTGAGCCGAGCACGCGGACCCGGACGTCGTTCGAGATCGCGGCCATTCGGCTGAGCGCGGACGTCATCAATATCTCCGCTTCCTCCTCCAGCCTGGTCAAAGGCGAGACGCTCAAGGACACCACGAAAATCCTCGAAGCCTATCACGCCGATTTGATTGTGATCCGGCACAGCTCCTCTGGCGCGCCGCAGTTTCTGGCCCGCCGCGTCAAATCGAGCATCATCAACGCCGGCGATGGAGCGCACGAACATCCGACCCAGGCCCTGCTCGATCTTTACACCATCCGATCGCGCAAAGGCGGCGTCGACGGACTGCACGTCGTCATTATCGGAGATATTCTTTTCAGCCGGGTCGCGCGCTCGAACATTTTTGCCCTGACGAAACTGGGAGCGCGCGTCACCCTGGTGGGTCCGAGCACGCTGGTGCCGCCTGAGTTTGAAAGGCTCGGTGTCACGGTGACCCACGATCTGGATTCGGTCCTGGAAAGCGCGGACGTGGTCAATTTGTTGCGCATCCAGCACGAGCGGCAACGAAAGGAATATTTCCCCGGGATCGGCGAGTACATCCGGCTGTTTGGCCTCACCAAAGAGCGAGGGAAACGGCTGAAGCCCGATTGCCTGATCATGCATCCCGGCCCGATTAATCGCGGCGTGGAAATCGACAGCGAACTGGCCGACGGCGCCCAGAGTGTGATTCTCGAGCAGGTCAGCAACGGGATCGCGGTGCGGATGGCGGTGCTTTATCTCTGCGGAGGAATTTCCACGCCATGA
- the pyrR gene encoding bifunctional pyr operon transcriptional regulator/uracil phosphoribosyltransferase PyrR, with protein MKPNPSTSSSSSTTGPVMDASAINRALRRIAHEIVERNPELGSVILAGIPSRGAAIAQRLAEIIRSLGQGEVGSGAIDVSMHRDDVGIRRDLPRVQASTLPLPLEGKTVVIVDDVLSTGRTVRAAMDAIGSFGRPARIQLAALIDRGHRELPIRPDYVGKNLPTAPEEQVRLQLQEIDGEPDAVRVEKGGVA; from the coding sequence GTGAAACCAAACCCTTCCACTTCTTCATCCTCATCCACCACCGGGCCGGTGATGGATGCTTCCGCGATTAATCGCGCCCTGCGCCGGATTGCGCATGAGATCGTCGAGCGGAACCCGGAGCTCGGCTCTGTCATTCTGGCGGGAATCCCGTCCCGGGGCGCCGCGATCGCGCAACGGCTCGCGGAGATTATCCGGTCGTTAGGCCAAGGCGAAGTTGGGTCGGGCGCGATCGACGTTTCGATGCATCGCGACGACGTCGGGATCCGGCGGGATTTGCCGCGGGTCCAGGCTTCGACGCTGCCGTTGCCGCTCGAAGGGAAAACGGTCGTGATCGTGGATGATGTGCTCTCCACCGGCCGCACGGTGCGCGCGGCGATGGACGCGATCGGTTCGTTCGGACGGCCCGCGCGGATCCAGCTGGCGGCGTTGATCGATCGCGGGCATCGCGAATTGCCGATCCGGCCCGATTACGTCGGGAAAAATCTGCCCACCGCACCAGAGGAACAGGTGCGCTTGCAGCTCCAGGAAATCGACGGCGAACCGGACGCCGTCCGGGTCGAAAAGGGAGGGGTCGCATGA
- the phoU gene encoding phosphate signaling complex protein PhoU, giving the protein MNAPKHILGTFEEALSSLRNNVLMMSSLTERSLDRAITGLLKRDDDLCAVAIADDEEIDQLEKQMDKDGIELLLRFQPVASDLRRVVSAMKLSSNLERMADQGTNIARRARKLNQHPPLPEAELMRPMYVHAMAMFKDAVDAYVREDVQLARSVVPRDQGLDDMNSSASRRLIERMAEDPGQLRGYLNLIFVSRCLERVGDHATNMAEDAVYAAAAEDIRHQHSALEESAVR; this is encoded by the coding sequence ATGAATGCACCCAAGCATATCCTCGGCACCTTCGAAGAGGCATTGTCGTCTCTGCGCAACAATGTCCTCATGATGTCGAGCCTCACCGAACGCAGCCTCGACCGGGCCATCACCGGCCTCCTCAAGCGGGATGACGACCTGTGCGCGGTCGCGATCGCCGACGACGAAGAGATCGATCAACTGGAAAAGCAGATGGACAAGGATGGAATCGAGTTGCTCCTCCGTTTTCAACCGGTCGCGTCCGATCTGCGCCGGGTCGTTTCCGCGATGAAGCTTTCCTCGAATCTCGAGCGTATGGCGGACCAGGGCACCAACATCGCGCGCCGCGCCCGCAAACTGAACCAACACCCGCCGCTGCCCGAGGCGGAATTGATGAGGCCGATGTACGTCCACGCCATGGCGATGTTCAAGGACGCGGTCGACGCCTATGTCCGCGAAGACGTGCAACTGGCGCGGTCGGTCGTGCCGCGCGACCAGGGCCTCGACGATATGAATTCATCCGCCAGCCGGCGCCTGATCGAACGGATGGCGGAAGATCCCGGCCAACTGCGCGGTTACCTGAATCTGATCTTTGTCTCCCGTTGTCTGGAACGCGTCGGCGATCATGCCACCAACATGGCGGAAGACGCCGTTTACGCCGCCGCGGCCGAAGATATCCGGCATCAGCATTCCGCCCTCGAAGAGAGCGCTGTAAGGTAG
- the pstB gene encoding phosphate ABC transporter ATP-binding protein PstB yields the protein MPKLTSQTLVNPPAPVPEPKAEAGMIEIEHLDFKYGAHQVLHDVSLSIPARAVTAFIGPSGCGKTTLLRCLNRMNDLIDGAQISRGSIRIEGVDINASEVDVVDLRRRVGMVFQKSNPFPKSIYDNVAYGLRIAGVTKRTLIDEAVEKSLRSAALWEEVKDRLHVSGYGLSGGQQQRLCIARALAVEPEIVLMDEPCSALDPIATAKVEELIRQLKQEYTIVIVTHNMQQAGRCSDHTAFFYLGRLIEFDATGKIFSNPGQRQTEEYITGRFG from the coding sequence ATGCCCAAATTAACTTCACAGACTCTCGTTAACCCGCCCGCCCCAGTGCCGGAACCGAAAGCGGAGGCCGGCATGATTGAGATCGAGCACCTCGACTTCAAGTATGGCGCGCACCAGGTGCTCCACGACGTCAGTCTCAGTATTCCCGCGCGCGCCGTCACCGCTTTCATCGGGCCGTCCGGCTGCGGAAAAACCACCCTGCTCCGTTGCCTGAACCGGATGAACGATCTTATCGATGGCGCCCAGATCTCGCGCGGCTCGATTCGGATCGAAGGCGTGGATATCAACGCGTCCGAGGTTGACGTGGTCGATCTCCGGCGCCGGGTCGGCATGGTGTTTCAAAAATCGAATCCATTCCCAAAATCGATTTACGACAATGTCGCCTACGGCTTGCGCATCGCCGGGGTCACCAAACGCACGCTGATCGACGAAGCGGTCGAGAAAAGTCTGCGCTCGGCCGCACTGTGGGAGGAGGTCAAAGACCGGCTGCATGTGAGCGGTTACGGCCTTTCCGGCGGCCAGCAGCAGCGGCTTTGTATCGCGCGGGCCCTGGCGGTGGAACCGGAGATCGTCCTGATGGACGAGCCCTGCTCCGCGCTCGATCCCATCGCCACGGCAAAGGTCGAGGAATTGATCCGTCAATTGAAGCAGGAATACACCATCGTCATCGTCACCCACAACATGCAGCAGGCGGGCCGCTGCTCCGATCACACCGCCTTCTTTTATCTCGGGCGCCTGATCGAGTTCGACGCCACCGGCAAGATTTTTTCCAACCCCGGCCAGCGGCAAACAGAGGAGTACATCACCGGCCGCTTTGGTTAA
- the pstA gene encoding phosphate ABC transporter permease PstA, with protein MTYTTYRRRGRLLEQTLFGLFRFATYFVLAAATYIFLDIGIKGSRTVFTSTPPFINIPFLTEPPQTLYVFDFEGKKLTLSDRQFREWKAAHPADTVEATSIAYSAGGIWPCIVGTALLVIGSMILALGIGISSAIYLNEYSRNGRGIRLIRIAILNLAGVPSIVFGLFGFGLFVIFFGWNVSLIAGWFTLGLMVLPAIITASEESLRAVPQGLREGSLALGASKWQTIRKNVLPYAMPGILTSSILGIARVAGETAPIMFTAAYAMKDEMPWQVARFTDFVFQGVMALPYHIYVVSSKIPQNEYTERVQYGSAFVFLFLVMLIALTSIVLRERTRNRLSW; from the coding sequence ATGACCTATACGACTTATAGGAGGCGCGGACGGCTGCTCGAACAAACGCTCTTTGGGCTCTTCCGCTTCGCCACCTACTTCGTCCTCGCCGCCGCCACCTACATCTTTCTCGACATCGGCATCAAAGGCAGCCGGACGGTTTTTACGTCGACGCCGCCCTTCATCAACATCCCCTTCCTGACGGAGCCGCCCCAAACGCTTTACGTCTTCGACTTCGAAGGAAAAAAATTGACGTTGAGCGACAGGCAGTTTCGCGAATGGAAAGCGGCGCATCCCGCGGACACCGTTGAAGCCACGAGCATCGCCTATTCGGCCGGCGGCATCTGGCCCTGCATTGTGGGAACGGCGCTCCTGGTCATCGGGTCGATGATCCTGGCGCTCGGCATCGGGATCAGCAGCGCGATTTATCTGAACGAATACAGCCGGAACGGCCGCGGCATCCGCCTGATTCGGATTGCGATCCTCAACCTGGCTGGGGTGCCTTCGATTGTCTTCGGTCTTTTCGGTTTTGGATTGTTCGTCATTTTCTTCGGCTGGAATGTTTCGCTCATCGCCGGCTGGTTCACCCTCGGCCTGATGGTCCTGCCCGCGATCATTACCGCGAGCGAAGAATCGCTCCGGGCCGTCCCCCAGGGGTTGCGCGAAGGGTCGCTCGCGCTCGGGGCGAGCAAATGGCAGACGATCCGCAAGAATGTCCTCCCTTACGCGATGCCGGGAATTCTGACTTCCTCGATCCTCGGGATCGCGCGGGTCGCGGGCGAGACGGCGCCCATCATGTTCACTGCGGCTTACGCCATGAAGGACGAAATGCCGTGGCAGGTGGCCAGGTTTACCGACTTCGTTTTCCAGGGGGTCATGGCCCTGCCGTATCACATTTACGTGGTCAGCTCGAAGATTCCGCAGAACGAGTACACGGAACGCGTGCAGTACGGCAGCGCGTTTGTCTTCCTTTTCCTCGTCATGCTGATTGCACTAACATCTATTGTCTTGCGAGAACGAACCAGGAACCGCCTATCATGGTAA
- the pstC gene encoding phosphate ABC transporter permease subunit PstC, whose product MESVADARLLIPPRTKSRKMQAAFEQMIKAFFGGNALVAVIVLALITIFLFREGFGFFGQNLANLRLYRQAGLEYVDIIRGVSTQHEALARNLSDIRLREVRTMEKRNVPLDEINAALVPFDQFAAGFGDSAENMRGLLSDLTDQASALKEQLFARNELLVQREQLMRSGNQAAAAAIAVPEVNHDAALATLGQSAATFDTASAEMAAKIRNLLGESPSLPDPAGTKALEQWKSKAREYLDGLPVASQRLRAWSPDVLVPWYRSISSFLTGREWVTASFWQDWYGIIPLLVGSVLVSIVALLIAVPLGVSSAIYVSEIASRHERRFIKPYIEFISAIPSVVLGFFGIAVVGQAVRAASQSPLLKWVSFFPISERLNVFTAGCLLALMAVPTIFTLSEDALRNVPRGFKEASYALGANRLQTIGRVLVPASLSGIVSAILLGLGRVIGETMVVLLCAGNRIAIPDFTQGLGAMFQPVHTMTGIIAQEMGEVVRGSTHYRALFMVGLVLFTITLVINYLAQKLVARYRMSIG is encoded by the coding sequence ATGGAAAGTGTCGCCGACGCCCGCCTTCTCATCCCGCCGAGAACAAAATCGAGAAAAATGCAGGCGGCCTTCGAGCAGATGATCAAGGCCTTCTTCGGCGGCAATGCCCTCGTCGCCGTGATTGTGCTCGCGCTGATCACCATTTTCCTGTTCCGCGAAGGGTTCGGATTCTTCGGACAGAATCTCGCCAACCTGCGGCTCTACCGGCAGGCCGGGCTCGAATATGTGGACATCATTCGCGGTGTCTCCACCCAACATGAAGCGCTCGCGCGCAACCTGAGCGACATCCGGCTTCGGGAGGTTCGCACCATGGAAAAGCGGAATGTTCCGCTGGACGAAATCAATGCGGCGCTGGTGCCGTTCGATCAATTCGCGGCCGGATTTGGCGACAGCGCGGAGAACATGCGCGGCCTCCTCTCCGATCTCACGGACCAGGCGAGCGCCTTGAAAGAGCAGTTGTTCGCGCGCAACGAATTGCTGGTGCAACGCGAGCAATTGATGCGTTCCGGCAACCAGGCTGCAGCTGCGGCGATTGCGGTGCCGGAAGTGAATCACGATGCCGCTTTGGCCACTTTGGGGCAGAGCGCCGCGACCTTTGATACGGCCAGCGCTGAAATGGCGGCAAAAATTCGCAATCTCCTGGGGGAATCGCCCTCGCTTCCCGATCCAGCCGGGACGAAAGCGCTCGAACAATGGAAATCCAAGGCTCGCGAGTATCTCGATGGATTACCGGTAGCGTCACAGAGATTGCGCGCCTGGTCGCCGGACGTGCTCGTGCCGTGGTATCGCTCGATTAGCTCCTTTCTCACGGGGCGCGAATGGGTCACGGCGAGTTTTTGGCAGGATTGGTACGGAATCATTCCGCTGCTCGTGGGCTCGGTTCTGGTCTCGATCGTGGCGCTGCTAATCGCTGTGCCGCTCGGGGTCTCTTCCGCGATTTATGTGAGCGAAATCGCGTCACGCCACGAACGACGGTTCATCAAGCCATACATCGAATTCATTTCGGCGATTCCTTCGGTGGTGCTCGGCTTTTTTGGAATCGCGGTTGTCGGGCAAGCGGTCCGGGCCGCCTCCCAGTCGCCCCTCCTGAAGTGGGTCTCATTTTTTCCAATTAGCGAGCGGCTGAATGTTTTCACCGCGGGTTGTCTGCTCGCGCTTATGGCGGTGCCGACGATTTTTACTCTTTCCGAAGACGCGCTTCGCAACGTGCCGCGCGGATTCAAGGAAGCGTCTTACGCCCTTGGGGCGAACCGCCTCCAAACCATCGGGCGCGTGCTCGTTCCTGCTTCCCTGTCGGGAATTGTTTCCGCCATTCTCCTGGGCCTGGGACGGGTCATCGGCGAGACGATGGTGGTCCTGCTCTGCGCGGGAAACCGGATTGCGATTCCCGATTTCACCCAGGGGCTGGGCGCCATGTTCCAGCCGGTCCACACCATGACGGGAATCATCGCGCAAGAGATGGGCGAAGTGGTGCGCGGCAGCACGCATTACCGCGCGCTCTTCATGGTGGGCCTGGTTCTTTTTACCATCACGCTCGTGATCAACTATCTCGCGCAGAAACTGGTCGCCCGTTACCGGATGAGCATTGGATAG
- a CDS encoding ATP-binding protein: MGWLAFCGLAAIVIVAAVVVWRRWIGPWEDAEELVDAIFNGRPPRKFLISANARAQRLGLALEKVGDRQRELAERVREGELSAQTVFGAMLDGLVVVDGQRQVRLMNRAFRRLFGIEGKGRGLPFLELIRHASIDRLVLEAVRAREPQRESIQLSRGPSEGRELEVTAVPLGEDSAQMEGAVILFRDVTQLKQVEEIRREFVANVSHELRTPLSIFRGYLETLLDDPHQPPGELLRILEIMERHSDRLNSLVEDVLSLARLESPGTKLDLSEVDLAELLHSIMRDWEKRFAAAKLKSHLNFPGNLPLLNADESRLQEVIYNLLDNAVKYSQPGGMVSLRAELEGDRVRISVSDQGVGIREEDLPRIFERFYRADKGRSRELGGTGLGLSIVKHIVQLHGGTVEAGSEPGKGTTISALLPVTQT, translated from the coding sequence ATGGGCTGGCTCGCATTTTGTGGACTGGCCGCCATCGTGATTGTCGCGGCCGTCGTCGTCTGGCGACGGTGGATCGGACCCTGGGAGGACGCGGAAGAATTGGTGGATGCCATTTTCAACGGACGACCTCCGCGGAAATTCCTGATTAGTGCCAACGCGCGAGCGCAACGCCTGGGACTCGCGCTGGAGAAAGTAGGCGATCGCCAGCGAGAGCTCGCAGAGAGGGTCAGGGAAGGCGAGCTGAGCGCCCAGACCGTTTTTGGCGCAATGCTCGATGGCCTCGTGGTGGTGGATGGCCAGCGCCAGGTTCGCCTGATGAATCGCGCGTTCCGGCGTTTGTTCGGCATCGAAGGAAAAGGCCGCGGCCTGCCATTTCTCGAACTGATCCGGCACGCCTCGATCGACCGCCTCGTCCTGGAAGCGGTCCGGGCGCGCGAACCGCAGCGTGAATCGATTCAGCTCTCGCGCGGTCCGAGCGAAGGCCGCGAATTGGAAGTGACGGCGGTGCCTCTGGGCGAAGATTCCGCCCAGATGGAGGGCGCGGTGATCCTCTTTCGCGATGTCACCCAGCTCAAGCAGGTGGAGGAAATACGGCGCGAATTCGTGGCGAATGTTTCCCACGAGCTCCGGACGCCGCTCTCGATTTTTCGCGGATACCTCGAGACGCTGTTGGACGACCCGCACCAGCCGCCGGGCGAGTTGCTTCGGATTCTCGAAATCATGGAGCGCCATTCCGATCGTTTGAACTCGCTCGTGGAGGACGTCCTGAGCCTGGCCCGTCTCGAATCGCCCGGCACCAAGCTCGACTTGTCCGAGGTCGATCTGGCTGAGCTGTTGCACTCGATCATGCGCGACTGGGAAAAACGCTTCGCGGCCGCCAAACTCAAGTCGCACCTCAATTTTCCGGGAAACCTGCCCCTTCTCAACGCGGACGAGAGCCGGCTCCAGGAGGTCATCTACAATTTGCTCGATAACGCGGTGAAATATTCGCAACCGGGAGGCATGGTTTCCTTGCGCGCGGAGCTCGAGGGCGACCGCGTCCGCATCAGCGTCTCCGATCAGGGCGTTGGAATTCGCGAAGAGGATCTCCCGCGGATCTTCGAGCGATTTTATCGCGCCGACAAAGGACGCAGCCGGGAACTCGGCGGGACCGGTCTCGGGTTATCGATCGTGAAACATATCGTGCAGCTGCACGGCGGCACAGTCGAGGCCGGGAGCGAGCCGGGGAAAGGAACGACTATCAGCGCTCTCCTCCCCGTCACACAAACGTAA
- a CDS encoding response regulator, producing the protein MSTTRILIIEDEPDVVDLLTLHLRKAGGFSLCVATEGAAGLRLAREERPALIILDLMLPRMPGLEICKVLKTDPATRQIPIIMLTAKAEEIDRIVGLEFGADDYVTKPFSPRELILRVNAILRRGKGEATEEKLSIGQITLDPARHQVSVGGRSVRLTSVEFKLLRMLMRRQGRVQERDRLLNEVWGYESLIDTRTVDTHVRRLRKKLGKASAAIETVRGFGYRIRES; encoded by the coding sequence ATGTCGACCACGCGAATCCTGATTATTGAGGACGAACCAGACGTGGTCGATTTGCTCACGCTGCATTTGCGCAAAGCCGGCGGTTTCAGCTTGTGCGTCGCCACCGAAGGCGCGGCCGGGCTCCGCCTGGCCCGCGAGGAACGGCCCGCCCTGATCATCCTCGACCTGATGTTGCCCCGAATGCCTGGACTCGAAATTTGCAAGGTTTTAAAAACCGATCCGGCCACGCGCCAGATCCCGATTATCATGCTGACGGCGAAGGCAGAGGAGATCGACCGCATCGTTGGCCTCGAATTTGGCGCGGACGATTACGTGACCAAGCCGTTCAGCCCCCGTGAGCTGATCTTGCGGGTAAACGCGATCTTGCGGCGAGGAAAAGGCGAAGCCACCGAGGAAAAATTGTCGATCGGCCAGATCACCCTCGATCCCGCGCGGCACCAGGTGAGCGTGGGTGGCCGTTCCGTCCGGCTAACCAGTGTGGAATTCAAACTCCTCCGGATGCTCATGCGGCGACAAGGGCGCGTCCAGGAACGCGACCGGTTGCTAAACGAAGTGTGGGGGTACGAAAGTTTGATCGATACCCGCACCGTGGATACGCATGTCCGCCGGCTCCGCAAAAAACTCGGCAAAGCTTCGGCCGCCATCGAAACGGTTCGCGGCTTCGGCTACCGGATCCGGGAAAGCTAA